In one window of Hymenobacter nivis DNA:
- a CDS encoding prolipoprotein diacylglyceryl transferase family protein, producing MPLCTFELPAVFRPGHYTACYLLAVATYQLLLLLEGRRRGFPQRPWLLMQAATLLAFVVGCKLVVLPLADWPVLWGGGAAALGAYPVRSALGGIAASSLVLLALRRWLGLGWAAFDAFVGPLAVGLAVQCLGCLAAGCCWGELAGNGGLGIRFGPGTGPYAAQVARGLLPAGAAHALPVVPTQLYALLVCLALAAATWATRRRPWPAGTRYLLGTGALLLAWGGLCQWRDPASQTLGAQLLALGSVRLLAIQWGVLAAGLLHLAGAALLRWWGTVFSVARAAAPGTPQPIRQLAGAAALLALTAALAPHALTGAEFRVLQVALGALLLAEAAAWWPALAAAGWSGQPRLAFAATLGLLVLMSQAPAPRQDSVRSIDFAVGALQGAYDQDFDYPATTTGGGCGGGGSYPVPPARSAYLHRYQAVGAEATLRLRRTGTAAIGLGVWGGTDRVGYAPQIPGGGPLQTNFVPYTRDYSLFDINPYVEGGRRIRGNVSFGVHLGFHAGNLLNSRSLKGDSVLQGTHFLPDVQLWVGNRQKFFVQADAGRGAGGLGNYLYRVGLGSGLGTSNGSTVVAGLAFADPSSGAYYTSDKYGTERAVGSTLGFAAANIRLRGGSFSLEPTAATNFGRRHQVSLRLHYRIGLKK from the coding sequence ATGCCCCTTTGTACGTTCGAGCTGCCCGCCGTTTTTCGGCCTGGCCACTACACCGCCTGCTACCTGCTGGCCGTGGCCACCTACCAACTATTGCTGCTGCTGGAAGGCCGGCGGCGCGGCTTTCCCCAGCGCCCCTGGCTGCTGATGCAGGCGGCTACGCTGCTAGCTTTCGTAGTAGGCTGCAAGCTGGTGGTGCTGCCGCTGGCCGACTGGCCGGTACTGTGGGGCGGCGGGGCGGCGGCCCTGGGGGCCTACCCGGTACGCTCGGCGCTGGGCGGCATTGCCGCTAGCAGCCTGGTGCTGTTGGCGTTGCGGCGGTGGCTGGGCCTGGGCTGGGCGGCGTTTGATGCGTTTGTGGGGCCCCTGGCGGTGGGGCTGGCCGTGCAGTGCCTGGGCTGCCTGGCAGCCGGCTGCTGCTGGGGCGAGCTGGCGGGTAACGGCGGCTTGGGCATCCGCTTTGGGCCCGGCACGGGGCCCTACGCCGCCCAGGTGGCGCGGGGCTTGCTGCCCGCCGGGGCCGCCCACGCGCTGCCGGTGGTGCCCACGCAGCTCTATGCTTTGCTGGTGTGCCTGGCGCTGGCCGCGGCCACGTGGGCCACGCGCCGCCGCCCCTGGCCGGCCGGCACGCGCTACCTGCTGGGCACGGGGGCCCTGCTGCTGGCCTGGGGCGGGCTGTGCCAATGGCGCGACCCAGCCAGCCAAACCCTTGGGGCCCAGCTGCTGGCACTGGGCAGCGTGCGGCTGCTGGCCATCCAGTGGGGCGTGCTAGCGGCGGGGCTACTGCACCTGGCCGGCGCGGCGCTGTTACGGTGGTGGGGCACAGTTTTTTCGGTAGCACGGGCGGCCGCGCCCGGCACACCGCAGCCGATACGGCAGCTGGCCGGCGCCGCAGCGCTATTAGCCCTCACGGCCGCGCTGGCCCCGCACGCCCTCACCGGGGCCGAATTCCGGGTGCTGCAAGTGGCGCTGGGGGCCCTGTTGCTGGCCGAAGCGGCCGCCTGGTGGCCAGCGCTGGCCGCGGCCGGGTGGAGCGGACAGCCGCGCCTGGCCTTCGCCGCTACGCTGGGCCTACTCGTGCTGATGAGCCAGGCCCCGGCCCCGCGCCAGGATTCGGTGCGGAGCATAGACTTCGCCGTGGGGGCCCTGCAAGGCGCTTACGACCAGGATTTTGATTACCCAGCAACTACCACCGGTGGGGGCTGCGGCGGGGGCGGAAGCTACCCGGTGCCCCCCGCCCGCTCGGCCTATCTGCACCGCTACCAAGCCGTGGGCGCAGAAGCCACTTTGCGGCTGAGACGCACCGGAACGGCGGCCATCGGCCTGGGCGTGTGGGGCGGCACTGACCGCGTGGGGTACGCCCCGCAAATACCCGGCGGGGGGCCCCTGCAAACCAATTTCGTGCCTTATACCCGCGACTACAGCTTATTCGACATCAACCCCTACGTGGAAGGTGGGCGCCGCATCCGAGGCAACGTCAGCTTCGGGGTTCACCTGGGGTTTCATGCGGGCAACTTGCTCAACAGCCGCAGCTTGAAGGGCGATTCCGTGTTGCAAGGCACTCATTTTCTACCCGATGTGCAGTTGTGGGTAGGCAACCGCCAGAAGTTTTTCGTGCAAGCTGATGCGGGCCGCGGGGCGGGCGGTTTAGGCAACTACCTCTACCGCGTTGGCCTGGGCTCGGGGCTGGGCACGAGCAATGGCAGCACCGTAGTGGCCGGCCTAGCCTTCGCCGACCCCAGCTCCGGGGCCTATTACACCTCCGACAAGTACGGCACCGAACGCGCCGTTGGTTCGACCCTGGGCTTTGCAGCAGCTAACATCCGCCTGCGCGGCGGCAGCTTCAGCCTGGAGCCCACCGCCGCTACCAACTTCGGCCGCCGCCACCAAGTCAGCCTGCGCTTGCACTACCGCATCGGCCTCAAAAAGTAA
- a CDS encoding SDR family oxidoreductase — MKILLTGATGYIGQRLLPGLAEAGHEVVCLVRDARRFALPDTLPEALRPQVSAVQCDLLKPETLADLPLDIDAAYYLVHSMSGGDKDFFQLEQDSARNFTQYLDRTGARQVIYLSGIANDHDLSVHLRSRSAVEDVLAGAQKTQLTVLRASIIIGSGSASFEIIRDIVEKLPVMVTPRWLNSRCQPLGIRDVMFYLVAVLDNPACLGQSFDLGGPDVLTYKEMLLGLAAQRGYKRWIMTVPVLTPRLSSWWLYLVTSTSFSLAQSLVESLKNDTVADPARSIARAVPHLCMSYRQALALAFQRIEQNEVVSSWSDAMSSGTLRQNYMDAIQIPKNGMFFDRQLRPFTRPVAEVLDNIWRIGGERGWYKTDWLWRIRGLMDKLVGGVGLRRGRRSPSRLRAGDPLDFWRVLVADRATKRLLLYAEMRLPGEAWLQFRIVDNEDGTHALEQLAAYRPEGLAGRLYWYSVLPFHGIIFKGMVKNLLEFGSPAAEK; from the coding sequence ATGAAGATCTTGCTCACCGGGGCCACCGGCTACATTGGCCAGCGCCTGCTGCCCGGGTTAGCCGAAGCCGGCCACGAGGTGGTGTGCCTCGTGCGCGACGCCCGCCGCTTCGCCCTGCCCGACACGCTGCCCGAGGCCCTACGCCCACAGGTAAGCGCCGTGCAATGCGATTTGCTGAAGCCCGAAACCCTGGCCGACCTGCCCCTGGACATCGACGCGGCCTACTACCTGGTGCACTCGATGAGCGGGGGCGACAAGGATTTTTTTCAGCTGGAGCAGGACTCGGCCCGCAACTTCACCCAGTACCTCGACCGCACCGGGGCCCGGCAGGTCATCTACCTGTCTGGCATCGCCAACGACCACGACCTGAGCGTGCACCTGCGCTCGCGCAGCGCCGTGGAAGACGTGCTGGCCGGGGCCCAAAAAACCCAGCTCACGGTACTGCGGGCCAGCATCATCATCGGGTCGGGGTCGGCCTCGTTCGAGATTATCCGCGACATTGTGGAGAAGCTGCCGGTGATGGTAACGCCGCGCTGGCTGAACTCGCGCTGCCAGCCGCTGGGCATCCGCGACGTAATGTTTTACCTCGTAGCGGTGCTCGACAACCCCGCCTGCCTGGGCCAGAGCTTCGACCTGGGGGGCCCCGACGTGCTGACCTACAAGGAGATGCTGCTCGGGCTGGCCGCCCAGCGCGGCTACAAGCGCTGGATCATGACGGTGCCCGTGCTCACGCCGCGGCTCTCGTCGTGGTGGCTGTATTTGGTCACCAGCACCTCGTTTTCGCTAGCCCAAAGCCTGGTGGAGAGCCTTAAGAACGACACCGTGGCCGACCCGGCCCGCAGCATTGCCCGCGCCGTGCCGCACCTGTGCATGAGCTACCGCCAAGCCCTGGCCCTGGCTTTCCAGCGCATCGAGCAGAACGAGGTGGTGAGCAGCTGGAGCGATGCCATGAGCAGCGGCACCCTGCGCCAGAACTACATGGACGCCATCCAAATCCCGAAAAACGGGATGTTTTTCGACCGGCAGCTGCGGCCGTTTACGCGGCCCGTAGCCGAGGTACTGGACAATATCTGGCGCATCGGCGGCGAGCGGGGCTGGTACAAAACGGATTGGCTCTGGCGCATCAGGGGCCTGATGGACAAGCTGGTGGGCGGCGTAGGCCTGCGCCGGGGCCGCCGCTCGCCCAGCCGCCTGCGCGCCGGCGATCCGCTCGATTTCTGGCGCGTGCTGGTGGCCGACCGCGCCACCAAGCGCCTGCTCCTCTACGCAGAGATGCGCCTGCCCGGCGAGGCCTGGCTTCAGTTCCGCATCGTGGACAACGAGGACGGCACCCACGCCCTGGAGCAGCTGGCCGCCTACCGCCCCGAGGGCCTGGCGGGCCGCTTGTACTGGTACTCGGTGCTGCCCTTTCACGGCATCATCTTCAAGGGAATGGTGAAGAACCTACTCGAATTTGGGTCCCCGGCGGCAGAAAAGTAG
- a CDS encoding slipin family protein — protein MSLLVLLAIVLLLLALSLRIAQEYQRAIVFRLGRYTGTRGPGLYWLIPFLERQQTIDMRTKTVELEQQETITKDSVTIKVNAVLWFKVLNPADAVIKVADYNKAVYQLSVTALRNIIGQNQLDEVLRERAQINGSLLQIVDAATGAWGVKIELVEIKDVEIPESMQRAMAREAEAIREKRARIIKAEAELEASIKLTQGAQEMEKSPYSLELRRMQMLSEIGIDNNTTTVILLPSEFSNAAKSFSQMVNQGTKPAE, from the coding sequence ATGTCGCTGCTCGTCCTGCTGGCCATCGTTTTGCTGCTACTCGCTCTCAGCCTGCGCATTGCGCAGGAATACCAGCGCGCCATTGTGTTTCGGCTGGGGCGGTACACGGGCACGCGGGGCCCTGGGCTGTACTGGCTTATTCCGTTTCTGGAGCGCCAGCAAACTATTGATATGCGTACCAAAACGGTGGAGCTGGAGCAGCAGGAAACCATCACCAAGGACAGTGTGACCATTAAGGTGAACGCCGTGCTGTGGTTCAAAGTCCTCAACCCGGCCGACGCCGTGATTAAGGTGGCTGACTATAATAAGGCGGTTTACCAGCTGTCGGTCACGGCGTTGCGCAACATCATCGGCCAGAACCAACTCGACGAGGTGCTGCGCGAGCGGGCCCAAATCAACGGGTCCCTGCTGCAAATTGTGGACGCCGCCACCGGGGCCTGGGGCGTCAAAATCGAGCTGGTCGAAATCAAGGACGTGGAGATTCCCGAGTCCATGCAGCGGGCGATGGCGCGCGAGGCCGAGGCCATCCGCGAGAAGCGCGCCCGCATCATTAAAGCCGAGGCTGAGCTTGAAGCCTCAATCAAGCTCACGCAGGGCGCGCAGGAGATGGAGAAGAGCCCCTACTCGCTGGAGCTGCGCCGGATGCAGATGCTCTCCGAAATTGGCATCGACAACAACACGACGACGGTTATTCTGCTGCCCTCCGAGTTTTCCAACGCTGCCAAAAGCTTCTCGCAAATGGTGAACCAGGGTACCAAGCCGGCCGAGTAG
- a CDS encoding response regulator, with amino-acid sequence MVFPPLVSDSKTDLTTDLTTDLTTDLTTDLTTDLTIDLTTDLAAELAAERARRQVVEAKLAAAEAKLAAFELTVADAQQLAQRHENELLAVLRALPMATMLLDDKNQVRFVNQACRDMLGLSANSLQHLNEQRNASGILLDAQLLADPETIRARVSALRAGNQTSLNNDLMLADGRIISLDYLVLQGVGAGRLFCGRDVTDQRRAKQQMSEQQAFYENVLMNLPAAVSVLDAGLRYLFTNATAESSPALRVAMTGTTTAECFVLRGRSRLLAEQRQQRLEQAVRQQREVTWEEKQTVAAGERYWLGSAQPLFGPDGALRMVILSGIDITDRLRIEQKMAYQREFYEAILNELPVDIAVFDTAHRYLYANPASISNAEVREQIIGMTNREYCAFRQRPAEVAVQREKVFAEVLHQRADVAWEETAQGPTGVKQKMRRLRPVFGPDGALRMVVGSGLDVTERYLAEGELRRAKLAAEQAALARESFLSNMSHEIRTPLNAVLGMAGLLACNTPLTPRQQEYVGAIRTAGQHLLGVLNDVLDIAKITSAEQPPAHEPFDLAAALHAVGQMLAHQAVEKGLALTLDLAPLPWVRGDALRLRQVLVNLLGNALKFTERGAVELCARVLARPAGALTVAFRVTDTGPGIPADRQEAVFESFAQASPDTSRQFGGTGLGLTISSRLVEQLGGHLLVSSAPGEGTTFAFALTFAAPEAAPEAAPEAAPEAAPEAAPEAAPEAAGAPAQAASLARGLRVLLVEDNEMNRQLVQYVLEHHGLAVDSAVNGAGALALFAQARYDVVLMDIKMPDMSGMDVTARMRHDPDRTRARTPIIALTANAFQGDYDKYLAAGMNDYLAKPFEADELLRKIVAVQ; translated from the coding sequence ATGGTTTTTCCACCTCTCGTCTCGGATTCAAAAACCGACTTGACCACCGACTTGACCACCGACTTGACCACCGACTTGACCACCGACTTGACTACCGACTTGACTATCGACTTGACTACCGACTTGGCTGCCGAACTGGCTGCCGAGCGGGCCCGACGCCAAGTAGTAGAGGCGAAGCTGGCCGCTGCCGAAGCCAAGCTGGCGGCCTTTGAACTAACGGTGGCCGATGCTCAGCAACTGGCCCAGCGCCACGAAAACGAGCTGCTGGCGGTGCTACGGGCCTTGCCGATGGCCACCATGCTGCTCGACGACAAAAACCAGGTTCGGTTCGTTAATCAGGCTTGCCGCGACATGCTTGGGCTATCAGCCAATAGCTTGCAACACCTCAACGAGCAGCGAAACGCGTCGGGCATCCTACTTGATGCACAGCTGCTGGCCGACCCGGAAACCATTAGGGCCCGCGTGTCGGCGCTGCGGGCGGGCAATCAAACGTCGCTCAACAACGACTTGATGCTGGCCGACGGCCGCATTATTTCGCTTGACTACCTGGTGCTGCAAGGCGTGGGCGCCGGCCGCCTGTTTTGCGGCCGTGACGTGACGGACCAGCGACGCGCCAAGCAGCAAATGTCTGAACAGCAAGCATTCTACGAGAACGTGCTGATGAACTTGCCGGCGGCCGTGTCGGTGCTGGACGCCGGCTTGCGGTACCTGTTCACCAACGCCACTGCCGAATCCAGCCCAGCATTACGCGTGGCCATGACGGGGACTACCACGGCCGAGTGCTTTGTGCTGCGCGGCCGCTCCCGGCTGCTGGCCGAGCAGCGGCAGCAGCGCCTGGAGCAGGCCGTGCGGCAGCAGCGCGAGGTGACGTGGGAAGAAAAACAGACGGTCGCGGCCGGCGAGCGTTACTGGCTGGGCAGTGCCCAGCCCTTATTTGGCCCGGATGGCGCCTTGCGGATGGTTATCCTGTCGGGCATCGACATTACGGACCGGCTACGCATTGAGCAAAAGATGGCGTACCAGCGCGAGTTCTACGAGGCCATTCTCAACGAGCTGCCCGTCGACATTGCCGTGTTTGACACGGCGCATCGCTACCTATACGCCAACCCTGCTTCCATTTCTAACGCCGAGGTGCGGGAACAAATCATCGGCATGACCAACCGGGAATACTGCGCGTTTCGGCAGCGCCCGGCCGAGGTGGCCGTGCAGCGCGAAAAAGTGTTTGCCGAAGTGCTGCACCAGCGGGCCGACGTAGCCTGGGAGGAAACGGCGCAGGGCCCCACCGGCGTGAAGCAAAAAATGCGGCGCCTGCGGCCGGTGTTCGGGCCCGACGGGGCCCTGCGCATGGTCGTCGGCTCGGGCCTCGACGTGACGGAGCGCTACCTGGCCGAGGGCGAGCTGCGGCGGGCCAAGCTGGCGGCCGAGCAGGCGGCCCTGGCCCGCGAGAGCTTCCTGTCCAACATGAGCCACGAAATCCGCACGCCCCTGAATGCGGTGCTGGGCATGGCGGGCCTGCTGGCATGCAACACCCCGCTCACGCCCCGGCAGCAGGAGTACGTGGGGGCCATCCGCACCGCGGGCCAGCACCTGCTGGGAGTGCTCAACGACGTGCTCGACATTGCTAAAATTACGTCGGCCGAGCAACCGCCCGCGCACGAGCCCTTCGACTTGGCGGCCGCCCTGCACGCCGTAGGGCAGATGCTGGCCCACCAGGCGGTCGAAAAAGGCCTGGCCCTGACCCTCGACCTGGCGCCGCTGCCCTGGGTGCGCGGCGATGCCCTGCGCCTGCGCCAGGTGCTGGTAAACCTGCTCGGCAACGCCCTCAAGTTCACCGAACGCGGGGCCGTGGAGCTGTGCGCCCGGGTGCTGGCCCGCCCCGCCGGGGCCCTCACCGTGGCCTTCCGCGTGACGGATACGGGGCCGGGCATCCCGGCCGACCGGCAGGAGGCTGTTTTCGAGAGCTTCGCGCAGGCCTCACCCGACACGTCGCGTCAGTTTGGGGGCACCGGGCTGGGGCTCACCATCAGCAGCCGCCTCGTCGAGCAGCTGGGCGGGCACCTGCTGGTGAGCAGCGCCCCGGGCGAGGGCACTACCTTCGCCTTCGCTCTCACCTTTGCCGCGCCCGAAGCCGCGCCTGAAGCCGCGCCCGAAGCCGCGCCCGAAGCCGCGCCCGAAGCCGCGCCCGAAGCCGCGCCCGAGGCTGCCGGGGCGCCCGCTCAGGCCGCCAGCCTGGCCCGCGGCCTGCGGGTGCTGCTGGTGGAAGACAACGAGATGAACCGCCAGCTGGTGCAGTACGTGCTGGAGCACCACGGCCTGGCCGTGGACAGCGCCGTGAACGGGGCGGGGGCCCTGGCCCTGTTTGCCCAGGCCCGCTACGACGTGGTGCTGATGGACATCAAAATGCCCGACATGAGCGGCATGGACGTGACGGCCCGCATGCGCCACGACCCCGACCGCACCCGGGCCCGCACGCCCATCATCGCCCTCACGGCCAACGCGTTTCAGGGCGATTACGATAAGTACCTGGCCGCGGGCATGAACGACTACCTGGCCAAGCCCTTCGAGGCCGACGAGCTGCTGCGCAAAATAGTGGCCGTGCAGTAG
- a CDS encoding M20/M25/M40 family metallo-hydrolase: protein MKLILLLALLPLAAVAQPAQIPAAPLLPKADPAIAKLVSEISAKNLQADIEKLVSFGTRHTLSDTQSPTRGIGAARKWVQGEFEKYSKASGGRLKVEMDTFTVKPDGRRINKPVLMANVLATLPGTDPTDTRVILVSGHIDSRVSDVMNATADAPGANDDGSGTVLVMELARVLAGQKFPCTLKFVVVQGEEQGLYGSSHLAERAKKEGWNVVAMLNNDIVGNSHGHDPDLSDATKLRVFSEGVPATETPEQTKQRRQLSSENDAPSRQLARAAQRAALVYAKGHDLVMINRPDRFLRGGDHTPFNQQGFAAVRFTEMNEDYSHQHQDLRTEKGRAYGDVASGVDYAYLRRNAGINLATMASLALAPAAPAKVEVLTANLTNRTELRWLAPTGGPKPAAYAVLVRASDAPQWQQRYLVTDTKADLPISKDNFTFGIASVDAAGHESTAVLPVVGR, encoded by the coding sequence ATGAAATTAATTCTCCTCCTGGCCTTGCTGCCACTGGCCGCCGTTGCTCAACCGGCCCAAATCCCCGCCGCCCCGCTCCTACCCAAGGCCGACCCAGCCATTGCGAAGCTGGTGAGCGAGATTTCGGCCAAAAACCTGCAAGCCGACATCGAGAAGCTCGTCAGCTTCGGCACCCGCCACACCCTGAGCGACACCCAAAGCCCCACGCGCGGCATTGGGGCGGCCCGCAAGTGGGTGCAGGGCGAGTTTGAGAAGTACAGCAAAGCCAGCGGCGGCCGCCTGAAGGTGGAAATGGACACCTTCACCGTCAAGCCCGACGGCCGCCGCATCAACAAGCCGGTGCTGATGGCCAACGTGCTGGCCACGCTGCCCGGCACCGACCCCACCGACACGCGCGTCATCCTCGTGAGCGGCCACATCGACTCGCGGGTGAGCGACGTGATGAACGCCACCGCCGACGCGCCCGGCGCCAACGACGACGGCTCGGGCACCGTGCTGGTGATGGAGCTGGCCCGCGTGCTGGCAGGCCAGAAATTCCCGTGCACCCTGAAATTTGTGGTCGTACAGGGCGAAGAGCAGGGCCTCTACGGCTCCAGCCACTTGGCCGAACGGGCCAAAAAAGAAGGCTGGAACGTGGTGGCCATGCTCAACAACGACATCGTGGGCAACTCGCACGGCCACGACCCTGACCTGAGCGATGCCACCAAGCTGCGCGTGTTCAGCGAGGGCGTGCCGGCCACCGAAACGCCCGAGCAGACCAAGCAGCGCCGCCAGCTTAGCTCCGAGAATGACGCCCCCAGCCGCCAGCTGGCCCGCGCCGCCCAGCGCGCTGCCCTCGTCTACGCCAAAGGCCACGACCTGGTGATGATTAACCGGCCCGACCGCTTCCTGCGCGGCGGCGACCACACGCCGTTCAACCAGCAAGGCTTTGCCGCCGTGCGCTTTACGGAGATGAACGAGGACTACAGCCATCAGCACCAGGACCTGCGCACCGAAAAAGGCCGGGCCTACGGCGACGTAGCCTCAGGCGTGGACTACGCCTACCTGCGCCGCAATGCCGGCATCAACCTCGCCACGATGGCCAGCCTGGCCCTGGCCCCTGCCGCCCCCGCCAAGGTAGAAGTCCTCACCGCCAACCTCACCAACCGCACCGAGCTACGCTGGCTGGCGCCCACCGGGGGCCCCAAGCCGGCCGCTTACGCAGTGCTCGTCCGCGCCAGCGACGCGCCGCAGTGGCAGCAGCGCTACCTCGTGACCGACACCAAGGCCGACCTGCCCATCAGCAAGGACAACTTCACCTTCGGCATCGCCAGCGTAGACGCCGCTGGCCACGAAAGCACGGCCGTGCTGCCGGTGGTGGGGCGGTAG
- a CDS encoding DUF1810 domain-containing protein, whose amino-acid sequence MAWVQRIVTDSRQHKSTIQKIALYITIEEHNLIRFLDAQATAYPQALAEIKAGQERSHWMWFIFPQIQGLGFSDISKHYAITGLAEAEAYAKHPVLGPRLVEICRALLGLAGSDAGRVFGSPDDLKLKSSMTLFAALPGADPIFQAVLVKFFGGVRDAKTLQIIGPQP is encoded by the coding sequence TTGGCGTGGGTTCAGCGCATCGTGACTGACTCGCGCCAACATAAGAGTACAATTCAAAAGATTGCTCTCTATATTACGATTGAAGAACATAATTTAATCCGTTTCCTCGACGCCCAGGCAACGGCCTACCCGCAGGCGCTGGCCGAAATAAAAGCCGGCCAGGAGCGCAGCCATTGGATGTGGTTTATTTTCCCCCAAATCCAAGGCCTGGGGTTCAGTGATATTTCCAAGCACTACGCCATCACGGGCCTGGCGGAAGCAGAAGCCTACGCCAAGCACCCCGTTTTGGGCCCCCGGCTGGTGGAAATTTGCAGGGCCCTGCTGGGGCTGGCGGGCAGCGACGCCGGCCGGGTATTCGGCAGTCCCGACGATTTAAAGCTAAAATCGTCGATGACGCTGTTTGCCGCTTTGCCGGGCGCTGACCCTATTTTTCAGGCGGTTTTGGTGAAATTTTTCGGCGGGGTGCGCGACGCCAAAACGCTGCAAATTATTGGCCCGCAGCCGTAG